One Malania oleifera isolate guangnan ecotype guangnan chromosome 9, ASM2987363v1, whole genome shotgun sequence DNA segment encodes these proteins:
- the LOC131163419 gene encoding uncharacterized mitochondrial protein AtMg00810-like encodes MVSIRCVLAVAAINNWFIHQIDVNNAFLHGDLSEEVYMKLPLGYGPKDKIDLVCRLHKSLYGLKQLPDNVYVDDIIIASSSIASITTIKHFLHSTFQIKDLGCLRYFLGLEVARSSNGIFLCQRKYTLDVLQDTGFLGSKPIAFPMTQYLKLSRFEGDLLSDPLQYRRLIGRLLYLTITRPDIAFSVQTLAQFMDTPRLPHLHATHRVLRYLKSSPGRGIFFPAHSSLKLTSFTDLDWASCPNSRQLVTGFCIFLGNSLISWRSKKQTTISRSFAEAEYRAMATTACELTWLVTLLKDLGVSISLPISLLCDNQAAMHIASNLVFHERTKHIDIDCHLVHDKVQAEFLHLLQIPTHHQLSDIFTKALGSNAFHHLLCKMGMLNIHSPSPS; translated from the exons ATGGTTTCTATACGATGTGTATTAGCTGTTGCTGCAATCAATAACTGGTTTATTCATCAAATTGATGTTAATaatgctttcttacatggtgatttatCAGAAGAGGTCTATATGAAACTTCCTCTAGGTTATGGACCAAAGGACAAAATTGATTTGGTTTGCAGACTTCATAAGAGTCTTTATGGGTTGAAGCAGCTTCCAGACAATG tgtatgtagatgatattataatTGCCAGCTCCAGCATTGCTTCTATCACTACCATCAAACATTTTCTTCATTCCACTTTTCAAATCAAGGATCTTGGTTGCTTACGGTATTTCTTGGGACTTGAAGTTGCTCGATCTTCCAACGGTATATTTCTTTGTCAACGTAAGTATACGTTGGATGTTTTGCAAGATACAGGTTTTCTTGGTTCTAAACCTATTGCTTTCCCCATGACTCAATATCTTAAACTTTCTCGATTTGAGGGTGATTTGCTTTCGGATCCTTTACAATATCGCCGTCTTATTGGAAGATTATTATATCTCACAATTACAAGACCAGATATTGCTTTCTCTGTTCAGACTCTTGCTCAATTCATGGATACCCCACGATTACCTCATCTTCATGCTACTCATCGTGTGCTTCGTTATCTTAAATCTTCTCCTGGTCGAGGAATATTTTTTCCTGCTCATTCATCCCTTAAACTTACTAGTTTTACTGATTTGGACTGGGCTAGTTGTCCTAATTCTCGTCAATTAGTTACTGGattctgtatttttcttggtaATTCTCTGATCTCGTGGCGATCTAAGAAACAAACCACTATCTCTCGATCTTTTGCTGAAGCTGAATACCGAGCTATGGCAACTACTGCTTGTGAATTAACATGGCTTGTCACCTTACTCAAAGATCTTGGTGTTTCAATTTCTTTGCCTATTTCTTTGttatgtgataatcaagctgcaaTGCACATCGCCTCTAATCTTGTTTTTCATGAGCGAACAAAGCATATAGATATTGATTGTCATTTAGTTCATGATAAAGTTCAAGCTgaatttcttcatcttcttcaaatTCCAACACATCATCAGTTatctgatatttttacaaaagcaTTGGGTTCTAATGCATTTCATCATCTCTTGTGCAAGATGGGTATGTTAAATATCCATTCCccatctccatcttga